The segment TCGAAAACAAATGACGGCCCGCCAACCGATTCGCCACCCGCCGAGAACCCCTGCGCCAGCCGGCAGAGCACCAGAAGCACCGGCGCGAAGGCGCCGATCTGGCCGTAGGTCGGCAACACACCCATCAGGGCGGTGGCGCCGCCGACTGTGAACAAGGTGATTGCCAGCACCCGGCGTCGTCCGATCTTGTCGCCGAGCGCCCCGAAGAACAAGCCGCCCAGCGGACGGATCACGAACGCAACACCAAAGGTGGCGAAGGTGCCCAGCAGTGCGGCGAGCTCGTTGCCGGGCGGAAAGAAGAGCTGCGAGAAAATGACGGCAGAGAGCCCGTAGAGGGTGAAGTCATAGAACTCGATGAACTGGCCGACACTTCCACCGAGCAGAACGCGTTTTTGCATTCCGGTGGGTTTACCCGGTGCCGGCACGTTGACCGACGGGCTCGGGGACTCGTTTACGCTCATGGCAGCAACCTCGATGACGGATCGTTTGCGGACGGTTCGACGGCGGAGCCCTGGCTTCGCTGCCGACTAGGGTCAATCCTGAGTGACCGGCGTCACTTAAGTCCAATTCAATATTTTGAAGTTATTTATAGATTTTGTTTATGCGCCGCTGGGGATTCCCCGGTCGAAGTGCTGTCCCTGGCTGCCTGCTCCAGGTTAATCCGGCCGTAAAGTCGCTTGCACGCCTGCTCAAAGGCGAGCGCGCGACGGGTCGGCTGCACTCCTTGGGGGCGAACCAACATGACGTCGATGGCAGGCAGATCGTCGGAAAGCGCGATCGCCACAGTCCGGCCGCCCGCGTAGGTCAGATCGTGCAGCCGCTGATTGAGCACCGCATATCCGTGCCCCATCGCCACGAACGAACGCACCGTCTCGTAGCCGGCAAAGCTATGCCGAACGTTTGGCGTGATGCCTGAAAGCCGGAACAGGTGTTCGTAATACTCGCGGCTGTGCGGCAGGTTGAGCTGGATCATCGGCTCGTGCTCGAAGTCCTTCAACGTGACCTTTCGCTCCGGATGCCTGGCCGCGGGGTGCTCGGCCGAGACAAGGATGTGCGGCGGGATTTGTTCCACAACTTGCGAGCTGAAGCCGGCCGGCAATCCGAGACCGTAGGTCAGGGCCACCTCGCATTCGCCGTCGAGAAGCGCGGCATGCAGCGTCGCGAGGTCGGCTTCCAGGAGCGTGACTTCGATGTCGGGGTACTGCTCCTCGAAGGCCTGCAGGATGACTGGAAGCCGGAACGGCGCCAACGGCGCGAAGACCCCTACCTTGAGCTTTCCAGCCAGTGCGCCGGCCAGGCCCTGGGCCGACTCGTAGAGGGAGTCGGCCTGCTCGAGGAAGGCATTCACCTCATTGACGAAACGGTGGCCGGCCGGAGTGAGTTTTAGCGCGCGGGTTCGCTGTCGGATGAAGAGCTGCACGCCCAGAGCCTGCTCCAGTTGGCTCATCGCCGTCGACACAGCGGACTGGGTGACCAGCAGCCGTTCCGAGGCCGCCGTCATGCTCTCGAGCTCGGCAACGGCCTGGAAGTATCGAAGCT is part of the Saxibacter everestensis genome and harbors:
- a CDS encoding LysR family transcriptional regulator; translated protein: MPRPFTLTQLRYFQAVAELESMTAASERLLVTQSAVSTAMSQLEQALGVQLFIRQRTRALKLTPAGHRFVNEVNAFLEQADSLYESAQGLAGALAGKLKVGVFAPLAPFRLPVILQAFEEQYPDIEVTLLEADLATLHAALLDGECEVALTYGLGLPAGFSSQVVEQIPPHILVSAEHPAARHPERKVTLKDFEHEPMIQLNLPHSREYYEHLFRLSGITPNVRHSFAGYETVRSFVAMGHGYAVLNQRLHDLTYAGGRTVAIALSDDLPAIDVMLVRPQGVQPTRRALAFEQACKRLYGRINLEQAARDSTSTGESPAAHKQNL